The following DNA comes from Novipirellula caenicola.
GCGCTGGCGGGACTGACCGCGGTGGCAAACCACTGGCCAAGATCACGGCCGACGACATCATCGCCGGACGTGGCGCCGACCATCGCCACCAATGCGTTGTTGACAAGCACCACGTTGCCATTGGGCGAGGTCAATGCCACCCCTTCGGAGAGCGCATTGAAAATCCCTTCCCATCGTTTCCCGGCTGAAGCGTCGAGCGTTTCGCGAAGCCGTTCTTCGAGGGATCCGAGCGTTCCCTGTTCATTGATTTGTCGCAACAGCTTGTTCCATCCCGCGGCAACCGGGGTGGTGGCAATCAGCGGGACCAAGTCGGCCGGAGAATTGCAGACGCCGGTGGTGATGTGTTGCAATTGGTTTTCGATCGATTCGTTGATTTGAACCGATCGGCGCATGATGAAACTGCCCACCAAAAGCAGAAACAACGGGACGGCGACGGTGATCGAGATGGATTCAATCAGGGCACCTCGCCAAGCAAGTGTCAATGCGACGCTGACGACGCCCAAGATCGAAGCGAGACCGCACATCAAATATCGGTCAACGATTCGGCTGCTAAGTGACGGGATTGCGTTGGTGATATTATTCATGAATGCGGTTTGGGGTTCACGAATACACGGCGCGAGTGTCTTCGCTGGCAGCGAGCAAGTCGTTTACGGCGGCGACGATCTCGCGGACGCTAAACGGTTTGAGAACAAGTTTGGCGATATCCCACTGCTTGCGTAACTGTTCTCGGTCCAATTCCATCCCTTTGGCCGAGCACATGATGATGAACATGCCGTCGAGCGATCGGTTTTGTCGGATGTAGTGACAGAGCTCCGCTCCGTCAACGTTGGGCATTTGGTAATCAGTGATAAGCAAGTCGAATGCTTGATCGTCGATCAAATCCATCGCCTCGGCGCCATCATGCGCAATGGTGACCTCAAATCCTGAACGCTCAAGATTGAATCGCAGCACATCGCCGAGAACACGATTGTCCTCGGTGATCAAGATCCGTCTTTTGTCATCACTCATTGGATTGGCCTAATAGGAATGAATGCGTTCACCGCGCGGAGGGCCGGTGAACGCAATCGTCATGGGAGGACATGTGTCTTTGCGTTGTGTGGGGTGATCGCAGGCCGAGGCCGGCCGTTTACGGACGAAATTACCATTTGGTAATATACTCGTCGTCGTTCACACAAAATTCGCCTGTGGCTTCGTCATAGATCCATCCACCCGCTTCGGTAGCCGTGGAAATCGGTGACGTTCCAGCAACGATGCCTGCACCGGGATTGGATCCAACCTGCGTCGCGGGAAAGGCGCCTTGTAAATAAGGTTTCAAATCACTGGTCAATGTAGCTCGTTCCGGATAGCCACCGGTTTGTGCTTTATACAGATCAATGGCATCTCGAATCACCACAAGCGATTGCCGTGTGGCGTTGTCGCGTGCATTGCCTGCTGTATCAAACATGCGAGGTGCGGCAACGGCTGCGAGAATGCCCAAGATCAGAACCACCACGACCAATTCAACGAGCGTAAATCCCTTGCGACCCCAACGTCTTGTCTTGAACACTTTGCATTTACCCCTACGGAAGTACGATTCATGCCGAGTGACTAAAACAATCCCGGCTTACGTAAAAACATAGAACGCAATTAAGGAATGCACGGAAAGTCAAGAAAATTATTCTCACGTAATTTCCGGGGGGATTCGCAATTTTGCGGGCTAACCTTGCACAGTTGCGAGACCTCG
Coding sequences within:
- a CDS encoding response regulator, whose product is MSDDKRRILITEDNRVLGDVLRFNLERSGFEVTIAHDGAEAMDLIDDQAFDLLITDYQMPNVDGAELCHYIRQNRSLDGMFIIMCSAKGMELDREQLRKQWDIAKLVLKPFSVREIVAAVNDLLAASEDTRAVYS
- a CDS encoding prepilin-type N-terminal cleavage/methylation domain-containing protein, with product MFKTRRWGRKGFTLVELVVVVLILGILAAVAAPRMFDTAGNARDNATRQSLVVIRDAIDLYKAQTGGYPERATLTSDLKPYLQGAFPATQVGSNPGAGIVAGTSPISTATEAGGWIYDEATGEFCVNDDEYITKW